In Nicotiana tabacum cultivar K326 chromosome 19, ASM71507v2, whole genome shotgun sequence, one DNA window encodes the following:
- the LOC107797071 gene encoding LOW QUALITY PROTEIN: serine carboxypeptidase-like 40 (The sequence of the model RefSeq protein was modified relative to this genomic sequence to represent the inferred CDS: deleted 1 base in 1 codon), with protein sequence METFKSTTSLLLLTLFLSSTVTQIFGVKTQSEALGQFYKAKFRHNSNIDKSHFTHDFDDQDLKYLHNKKTVVSQKENDKIQKLPGQPRVRFEQYGGYVTVDESAGRAFYYYFVEAQRSKDSLPLLLWLNGGPGCSSLAYGAFQELGPFRVNSDGKTLHKNKFAWNHAANVLFLESPAGVGFSYSNTSSDVKIGGDRKTAKDNYQFLVNWLERFPEYKDKDFYISGESYAGHYVPQLAHTILYHNKKANKTMVNLKGILIGNAVINDETDTRGMYEYFASHALISDELEAQIQKQCKFTESSESDECKLARSKAEYNTDPIDIYNIYAPLCHNTNLTAKPKKPSLVIDPCSDYYTIAYMNRPDVQKALHANVTNIKYSNWQPCSDVLTNWTDSSSTIIPLLREFMTNGLRVWIFSGDTDGRVPVTSTKNSIKIMKLPIKTAWHPWYLSAEVGGYTQVYKGDMTFATVRGAGHQVPSYEAARSLSLVMHFLAGTDLPDKHN encoded by the exons ATGGAGACATTCAAGTCCACTACTTCTCTTCTTTTAttgactctctttctttcaaGCACTGTAACTCAAATCTTTGGAGTCAAGACACAAAGTGAAGCCCTTGGCCAATTTTACAAGGCTAAGTTTAGGCACAATTCCAACATTGATAAAAGCCATTTTACTCATGATTTTGATGATCAAGATCTCAAATATCTTCATAATAAAAAAACTGTGGTTTCTCAAAAAGAAAATGACAAGATTCAGAAACTTCCTGGCCAACCTCGAGTAAGGTTTGAGCAGTATGGTGGATATGTTACAGTTGATGAATCTGCTGGGAGAGCTTTCTATTATTACTTTGTTGAAGCTCAACGTTCTAAAGACTCTTTGCCTCTTCTTCTTTGGCTTAATGGAG GTCCAGGATGTTCTTCTCTTGCATATGGAGCCTTTCAAGAACTTGGACCATTTAGAGTAAACAGTGATGGCAAAACACTTCACAAAAATAAATTTGCATGGAATCATG CTGCCAATGTGTTATTCTTGGAGTCTCCAGCAGGAGTAGGTTTTTCCTACTCTAACACATCATCTGATGTTAAGATAGGTGGAGATAGAAAAACAGCTAAAGATAATTATCAGTTCTTAGTAAATTGGCTGGAAAGATTTCCTGAATACAAAGATAAAGATTTTTACATATCTGGAGAGAGTTATGCTGGTCATTATGTACCTCAATTGGCACATACCATTCTATATCACAACAAGAAGGCAAACAAGACTATGGTTAATCTTAAAGGAATTTTG ATTGGTAATGCAGTGATTAATGATGAGACAGATACAAGAGGAATGTATGAATATTTTGCAAGTCATGCACTGATTTCTGATGAACTTGAAGCTCAAATCCAGAAGCAATGCAAGTTCACAGAGAGTTCAGAATCAGACGAGTGCAAATTGGCACGAAGTAAAGCTGAATATAATACTGACCCCATTGATATCTACAACATATATGCTCCACTCTGCCATAATACCAATCTCACTGCCAAGCCCAAGAAGCCTTCT TTAGTGATCGATCCATGTAGTGATTATTACACGATTGCCTATATGAATAGGCCTGATGTTCAGAAA GCTCTCCATGCCAATGTCACCAACATTAAATATTCAAATTGGCAGCCATGCAG TGATGTCCTAACAAATTGGACAGACAGCTCATCAACCATTATTCCTCTTCTCAGAGAGTTTATGACAAATGGACTTCGAGTGTGGATATTCAG CGGTGACACTGATGGAAGAGTGCCTGTTACTTCAACCAAGAATTCTATTAAGATAATGAAGCTTCCTATCAAAACTGCGTGGCACCCCTGGTACCTCAGTGCAGAG GTTGGTGGATATACACAAGTATATAAAGGAGACATGACATTTGCAACAGTACGAGGGGCAGGACATCAAGTACCAAGTTATGAGGCAGCTAGATCCCTTTCACTTGTCATGCATTTTCTTGCTGGAACTGACCTCCCCGATAAACACAATTAA